Within Coffea arabica cultivar ET-39 chromosome 4e, Coffea Arabica ET-39 HiFi, whole genome shotgun sequence, the genomic segment GACCATCACACACACACGTAGATATACTATATGTTTTTGGGAACCAGGGACCATCATAATTGGATGGCAAAACGGGCATATTTTCCTTTCCTTGCTGTGACCATTAATTCACGATCTTGGCTTTTAAAAGGACGGGTAATCTAAGTCGGGCGGTGGCCtctagcccaaaaaaaaaattttttttttccgctgGTGGGACCGGGGGCAGTACGAAAGAGATTATTAGGTGTTGAAACTAAAATCATGGTCGAGAGAATTTTTCAGGGGAAACAAATAGAGCTGACATTTGTTCTTGGTCAAATTCAAAATTCCCAGTCATCCATCCGTCTCTTTTTAATGTTCTGATCCTTAATACTAGCAAAGAATTTCGAGTTTAATTAACCACGAGAGGTAAAATCAGAACAAGTTTAATTTCGGATCTAGTAGTAATTAATACAAGGAATGGCAGGCGGTAGCACTTTTATTCTCTCAATCCTCAAGGTAATAGAATGAAACTATCGTCTCTAGTAGTTTAGGTAAATTCCATAAAACTTTTGCATAACCAATTTCATGATATTTAAGAGTTCAACAAATTAGCGGAGTTGTGTTATTTAACTACTGTTATGTTAGAGTAGTTGGCTATCAAATGAGTTTTAAAACTCTACTTGATCGTAGATCAACGGATCAAATCTTTTGACTTACATTCTAATATTCAAACTTTCTTAAAAAATAGTGATTTATCGAGTTTTTCTTGACCTATCTAGGTTCTCCTCCTTTTAGTATAAAATATAGTATAAAATAGAaataattataacataaaatctattgtgtcaaaaaaaaaaaagttattggtGCTTTGAATTGCCAACTTGTCCTTGGTGCACTTTTCTTCTTCATCCGTACTTGTTTGTCTAAGCACTATCGACAGGAAAAATTATTAAGGATGCCGCAAATGTGCATGTTTATGATCGGTAATTGACTGCCATTATCTCTTCTACACTTTCGTGTAGCACATTTCAACTTTCGAGGTGTCGCTGTCAAATGTCAATACTTTGGCAAGAGAAATTCAAGTTTTACTGTTGAAAACAAACATTCATGGTAcactactttttttcttttgtttattttttttttttggggcgtgGGTGGTTTTGTAGTTTTCGGTTTGTAAATTTTGCCTCTGATCCTCTCGTCTGGCTGTCGCGTTCAATGCTTTTATACCTATCAAAGTCAAGTGACTTGGCCAAACCTCATGCTCAAGGCATTATGAATTTCAACCTGTCTTTGTCATTTTTTGTTACTTCTTGTttcgttaaaaaaaaatattttcctcAAGATAATGCAACTATGCAAGACGTCTGTTTCAGGAACCCGTACGAATTGAATGGAGGAGTgtcttttctctccttttcggCTTTACTTAATTAATTTGCACCTAATCAAATTAATTTAAGTACTACTTAATTGACTATTCCATCACTAAACGATCTCCCCAGTTATAACCTTCGCCTGTTGCATCATTTGTTTGACAAGCACGTGTGACCTCACTCACCAATTGCTTCATCCTAAAGGTTCCTTTACAGTACTGAAACACGTAAACACCTTCCTACCCCAGTTCACTCACTCATCAGTTGGTACATTTGGTTAATTAGATTATTTGGCTTGAATTCCTGCAAGGAACTTAATACAATACTGAATTGCCACGTTGTGAAAGTTTTGACTCTGCGTAAATGTTTTCCATACTTGAATGATTCTCGGAACCtcgaatttttcttcttttactttCAGGGGTTATTCAAGGATCCGGGGTTACCATGATCTATATCTATGGCCCCGTTTGGCAAGCGTGGTTTTTtaatgtttgtctaaaattttactgtagtttactgtcaaaattttttatttttgaagtgtatttttttttaatattttaaagtgtatagttaaaaatttttgaaaagttttttgaaattactgtaactaaagtttttaaaaaacttgtagcagacaaacttggcaaaaaaacTTGTCTGCCAAATATGTATCACTAAGGAGGGGGGTTTTGACAAGGTGCTtccaaaatcatcaaaatttagAATTCTATTTTACTGCAATTTCACATTTTTTTGATTAAACAATATTTATCCCTAAACTAATCGCAACCAGTCCTACAAATTAGCTTTACAAATTACAATCATGTTTTCGCCACATGATGTGCACGTTTGAAAGACACCAACATGTTTCTGTCAAATAAGAATTCCACTGTAATTAAGACTCCTACCTCCACATACCTTGCCACTCCAATTAAGATTTTTTACGTGGAGTTTTCACAGGCATCAGAAATTTAAATCTCtttttactataattttagatttattttagttcataaTCCCTTCTCTTTATTCTTTCCCACTTTTCAATTTATGTGAGCCACAAATCCATAAAATCAAAACATCAGAATTTTAACTAACGGATGACCCACTAACCTACAAAAtcaaaactccaaaattttaACTAACGGATAATAACCATCCCTACAAAATTACATCTACAAATCCCAAATCAAGTCTAACACTGATACGACTAATAGTAATAACTAATTGATAATTTAAAAAACTCACCATTactaaaatcacatatctaaaaTTTAGGAACCCTTTTGAATTATAATTCCCACAATTCTACGTATCTTATTGTTATAACGTATTTTACTCTCATAATTATTTACAAAACTAATGATCACTAACTAGTTTTCATTTGTCATCCGCACAAATCAAatatgggaagaaaaaaaatactatatatCATACTCTGGAAAAATCCCACCTACAAGTATTTCAACGGCGTCTCAATTCCAAACTTGTAAGATTGCAAAGTAGAAAGCAATCAATTACAAAACGAAACCTACATCGCAATGATTTCATTGAAATATTTCAAAAGGTTTAGCAAGTTTATTTTCAAGAAAGACAAGTCTCAATGAACATTCTTTTTGTAGTATGAattccacaaaattcaacataatCAATTAAACCACCAATATTTACTTTCGTACTAAATGTTGATTGGTGTGAAAAATATTCgtacaagattatcaaatcgaatacataatatttgtaagtatttcattttaaaatcaaataaaacatgagattatattcattttttaatataaatttctattattattttaagatcTATTTTTCGCAaaaacataatttttgaatgaTGTACACATTTTATCATACTTTGAATTATTAATAGACAAAtcttatattttaattatattggtataatctttttatttttttcaaattcactttctcttctaattttttttaataatatcaGTATCGTGCGTGCAGCATAGGCATTTATGCTAGTTATCGTGTAAGTAGGGTAGGGAATCACTGACTAGCTAGATCTCCTGGCTCCAGAAACAGCGCCCAATAAAATTTCCACGTCATAAGGTCCACCACGACGGCACGACCCCATTACTTGGTCCACCCAGGAGACCAAGGCCCAACGTATTTCATGCTTCATCACTTGGTTTTATCACACTTACGTGCGCTGTTATCAATCAGTCATCGTCAAATAATGCTAATAAGTTATATTTTATAACTCGTTATCATATTATTTAGTGATCGGAAATTGACAATTGTGTATTACGTAACGATGTGCAATACCAACTGCCCAATACTGACTCTCAATTGAGGATCCTCACTTGGGCCACATTTGAAATAGAGAAAATTATTTGTTCGGCtcctaaattatttttattgcaCTTTTTAACCTCTCAACAATATAGTGTTCGAAAGACTTAAGTCTTTGTGGTGGGATGAAAGATCGAGAATTTAAATCTACCTTCCATCACTTTGACATTAACATACGGTTTCTTCAAATTCATATGAATACGTAGTGCACTCATTTAATCCGATAATGATTCAGTTCTCTTTGATTTTCCAATGACTTAATTGAGTCTCCCTTAGAATAGGTTAAACCAGAAATAAAAGTAGGAGTAGAGTATGGTAGATGTTGATGATtgatcaatatatatatatatatatattgtcacAAATAAActccttaacaaaaaaaaagtcacttttaatgaCTTGCATTAAATTTAATACTGACGAAATCAAGGGGTAATAGAATAGTTCTCAGATAAGTGTCCGCTCGAcagtcttaaaaaaaaaaaaatcaatatagGAATCCTCCGTAAAGAACATATGAGTCGAgaaccttgtttggattgcttgtttccgtcggaaaatattgtcgttttccgtaatcacattttcctatcactttttttcctcacatatatcaaatcgctacagtaatttttccatgaaaaatgacgaaaaatgcaatccaaacacaacctccTCCGATGCGTGCCCGCTCGAAACATCATATGGAGTCGTACTGGAAAaggttgaaaaaatcaaaatgaaaaGAGAGATCTCCTTTGTAGACCAACAAAATCCGAAATCATTTTCAGTGTATATCATTTCCCGGGATTTTGACGCATTATTCGAGTTTCTTTTCATATCAtcattcattatttttttcttttgatatacGTTACGGCTTGAGCTAGTGTGAGAATGTGAGCCATCCAGCTTAAGCTCAAACGGCTAAGTTGGTGAAGTCTTTCTTGCAGATTATAGACGCAAGTtcccttcatttttcttcttattttctgTTCTTCGGTCAAGCAAATAGACGATCGACGCACTACTAAAGAACAGCCTGAAAATCATGTTCTCTACGTCCCATAAACACCATCCAACATCTACTACATATTGTACTGAATACATAATAGCTTTCAGGGAGACAATGCCATGATAAAGTTTGGGAATTTTAGGATTATTAAATTTGTTGTTTGACATTCTTTGGGTAAGCTGGCTTTTTAATATATAGTTTGCAAGGGATAGGTTTAACATTTTCCAGCATTTCTCAAGAAGCTTTACGTTTCTGTCTCAAATTCCGGGTATAACTTAAGTATATACTATTGGCTCTTACTTTGTTCATGCTCCTTTACTTTTCCTTGATAtcatctttccttttttttttttccccccctcTAAAAACAGACAAATAATTAATAGGGCAAGAAATTAGGGATACAAATGATTCTTCTTTTAAAGTTCAAAAGTGCAATATTTTTATGTTTtcctaatttaaaattttcaatgaacTCCTTGGCGCATCGAAATTATAAAAGCTTCTCAACAAGGAAGGCAATTATATATCTTTGTAGCTTCAAGAAAACGATAAAAATGCTGTGCTTAGAAATCAATACTCGATTGGCTACTGAAagataataattttatcacgcGATGATCATGATTAGAACCTTGATGGATGTTGGTATTAAACACTAGCAGGGCCAGGGCCGTAGATTAAATGACAATCTCCTCTCCTCATTGGGACACCGCCATACAGGTTTAGCCAGCAAttgtcttctttctttttcgttttctttGCTGGGGCCGGGGAgaattgatggattgatttgaaACTAGTTAGTTAGCAAACCTTCAAGTTTCGAAGAAGATTGATTGAATTTaagggggggaaaaaaagaagaagaagggaatTGCTGCTTCAATTACCATACATTGACAGTTTCGCAAGCAAGACAATATCCTATTTATTAGGATTATCCATCCTTATCCTGTTTCCATGCTGATTCTTCTGAAGCACTATAATCCTTTGCAAGAATCTATCTAAAGCAGCCCCACTTGCCCGAAACATTTATGCGTTGATCTTTCCGAGTAACAGGAATTCTTGCTCTGTATAGTTTCTTGTCAAGTGGTTGATCTTTCGAAATTAATGGAGGCAACGTCCCTAtacatcaaaagagaaaaaaaaataaaaaatagcatTGAACTTCCACGAGAGCGACATCGGGTATACACATATACAACACAAATTCAAGATCATTTTTGATCCACCGTTCATTATTGGAAGAGCAAGAGAAAGCGAGTTTTTGCGTTTTGATTGAACAAGTATGAAAGCGATAGCATGCCACATATGGAGATAATTTGCTTCGTTTCAAAGAAAGGATCGAATTGCATTTGACTAACAAGTACCTGGGGAAGGAAGTATTAGCTGGTTACTAACTAGTTCATGTCTTGAAAATCTATAGCACCTTCCTTCCAAAACCGTGTGGCCATGCTCGATCAAGACAGTTAAACACAGTCAAGATTTCAATTCTTCATCCACAGGTGGCAGTGTGACGTAATGATCGATATTGCTTACAACTTTATGCCAGACGTACAACTATactgaaataaataaatagcgGGTTCTTTTCCACGCTCTCATGCACAAAATTGATTTTAGTATTTTGAGATCAAGCTCAAATTTGGGTTAGAGTTTCATCAACGGTTGCTCTAATTTTCAAATGCAAAGTGAGACGGTCCCTTAAATATCAATTCCGAATTCTCTCCTTAGCAACCGATTTTCACTCCCTTAAATATTTGACCAGTCACAATTCATAAATGTATGACTGGCTTCCAATACCTAGAACAAAATGAATTAATTGTACACGGTCCAATTAATTCACGCAGAAATTATAGAAAACTGAGACGTTAACGTTTCAGCCTTTTACCTCGACTCTTAGTTGGTTTGAAATTGTTGCTTTAACAAACTAAAGAATTCCATGTTAGCCATAGGAGGGACCAGTCAGTCGCTGTGAATGACGAAGGGAAGATGCAATACTGGATAAGAGTCCATAGCTAAGAGGCAAGAGATGAACTTGGATCATAGGGCGTGGACCATGGACCACGACGGAGTAACAGTAGTAGTAATGCTTGAGAATCAAGGGAGCTTActtatttaactttttttttcccaaaagaaTGTTTGCAACTTATGAAGACTCAAAAGAGTTTATGATCCAAGATTTGCAAATAGCTCCAGTTAAACCACCATGTTCAAGCTCTCGCGTTGCAAAATTTGTTCTTCtcttcaaatatttaattgccaGTACATCTTTGTTAGGATTTAAAAGTTATTGCAAAATTTGTGACACAGCAAAAACATACTAATTGACATTATTGACTTTGGCTCTGTTTCACGGACGATGAATGGCTCGGAGTTGGGTAAGAAGGTCAAAATTCAAGTTGTGCGGATGAAAAATACCATCATGGAATTCCAACGCAACGCGACAGAAACGTAAAGTATCCACGTGAATAATAAAATGAATACAACATATCTTTATTGTGAAAATCTACAGAACGATTTACATCGGATTTCAAGAAAACGGTTCCTATGCCTTTCCGCTTCTTTGTCACTGGCTGCTGTACCTTAAAAGCCTTGtttgaattgtttttttttttttttctcaaaatatattttctgAACACCTCTCCACCCTATATATATTAAATCGATAATAGAGTatattttttctgaaaaaaaaactttagaaaGTACTAATCCAAACCAGCTGTAAATCTCTGGCAGCTAGAATCAAAGAGATTTGGAATTGCGACGAGGCACGCCATCATTATTTATTGACTGTTGAATTGCCACTATTTTTCATGAAAGATTTATTGTGGGTAGAATTGACCAGTGTGACTTGTCAATGCAATGgtaaaagtttttcaagtgGTAGTACCAGAAATTAGTTGGGTGACAGTAACGTCAGTCGAAGCATTTTTAACAGATCTTCGATTGTAAAATGAGCAATTAATAAAACATACTCTCTCTAACCAGTAGCAgtaatattttgatattattatGTTTTTGTTCCATATCGGCAGGCGAATGTTTCAGTCGATGACACGTGTATATATGTAGTGCCGGGTGCTTTACGCTAacgatgattttttttttttttcaacgcTAACGATGAATTAATTGTAATACTAAAAAACTGAAAAACCAGAGATGGACGTGACCCGGACCACTGGTCCTTGCAGTTGCGGAGTCGATTCCGGTGGTTTGACTTTGAACCGTATAATACTGGGTCGGTTTCTTCTGGGGTTTGCCCGCTGGAACCACCGTATCTTGTACACAAAATTAAAAAGGCTATCAGAAGACAttataaataaaagaacaaatCCGAGGTTCATGAAAACTGTATGTATTCATGAGTTTTGAGAGGATATTTCGTGTGCTTGAAAGTTATTTGTCAATTATTGTCGGGCCTTCAATCCAGATAAAAAAGCATGTataagtttgtttggattggagattctttggaaaaataaataaattattactatAATACTTCTTGTAATTttatatatgtgagataaaaaaataatttaaaaaaatatatttataatgatgtaaccaaaaaaaaaaaaaaaaagagattggAGGACCTAAAGCTTTGTTTCTTTCACGCTGCCCGTATTGCCTCCTCCATCCATACCAAGAGCTGTTAAGCTTCGAATTACAGAGACAAATGGAAGACGAATTAATTAGTGCTACTAGattatttagttaattttgggCTGTTATGTTAGCCAAAACTTAGAATTAGTGGTGATCGAGCGAGGTGGGCAAATGAATGTCTGTAATTTGTTTAGTCATTAGTCACATAATTAAGtcaaatgattaaaaaataaggttctgtttgataattcaattcaacatttaaatttaatgggttTAGATCTTAATATTTCAGAAGCATTTATTTGATGACAAAAAAATCAAACACCTGAGCCTACACCGTCTATATTAAGCTAGTCAATTAGATGTGGATTAACTTCGTCCAAGCATTTGTGataattatatgtttttattCATACAAGTTAACTGACACTTTACTACTGAAATAAAGAtaaaaccaaaaccaaatggCAAAGAACGTTGCCTACCAAAAATTTGATGAGCCAGAAGTCTCAggccaaaaattatttgaattaggttttcaattttcaagaaGGTCACATATTGTCACTCAAATCTAAGACTTATATGGACCATCTGTCTTGAGAACTGGTTTGGGCTTGCTTAGGAGAGGGAGATTTCCGCAGGTTTCTTATAAATTAAAACTCCCACATTCTTTCCCTCATGTGACTCGTGAGAACAACTGAGTTGAACTTGTTATAGGGTTAGGGCCCAAAAAGTTgtcaatcaaaaataaaaacgtTTACAAGCAAGTCGGCATCCACGCCACCAAACCCCAAACCCCAATTTAGGTGGGACATTATCAGTCAAgtgatcttttctttttttgaaaagatttgTCAAATGATTCTAAATGCattttctaattattttttcaccTCAGAAATATATAACATTATTTGGAACATAAAAATGTGATCATTAAAATAATAATGGCTTTTTAAACACACCACCATTTTAGAtaaatttttttccaataatcttctatccaaggttccaaacacacacacaaaaacacaGAAAAAGGTCCCAAAAATTCACTCGATCATCAATAAGATATTCCTAGATTTACAATTCTCCTCTCAAGGTCTCCTACATGCCTACATCTCTTTCGGCTTAGGATTTCCTtaaactagtttttttttttaaaaaaaaaaaatcccaaactcTCCCATTTTTTCTACCccttccacttttttttttttttttttggaaagcaaCAGAAACATATTCATCATTTATATCAAATCTGCAAGAGTAGCTGGCTCGTCTTCAATCACTTTCTTGGGGAAGTTTACAAACCATTCACTTGGAGTTTAAACTAAACTCTGAACCGAGTAATGACCAATTTTACCAACTTACATCAGGCGAGAGGTGACCCTCCAGCTGAATGCTAACGTCTAAACTCGACTGCGCAAACCACCAAAGATTATTCCGCCGATAGAAAGCTTCCCAATACCAAATCTGTTTACCCTCTATCCATTGGCCctccaaaagaaaggaaaaaaaaaaaaaaaaagtccaccCTTTGACCATCCTTAGATCTATGCTCAAATCGCACAGCCCCGGCCCTTTCCCTCTCTTCCATCGACAATTCAATTAATCTCAATAAATTTGCAGAAACTTGAGTTTTTATTCCCTTTTCTGCATCCAATACCGGAACCATCTCATTCAAAAAAGGTGCTTCTTTTTTTGCTCCCAATTTTCATGGACATTGGCTTCTGAAAAGAGCAGTTTGTAAAAATTTATTAGAACACGTATGGATAGTAATTATTCAGCTATATCCAAGGATTCTGACGTAGAGTTAAAGGTTAAAGATCATGTCTTGGGATCAAAGGACAAGTCTTTCAGATTGATATCTCAGGATGAAGAACTGGGCTATGTGAAACCTGACAACGTGGATGATTCAGAGGTTCGTGATGATCTTGATTTTGATAATTTACCCCTTATTATTGGAGAAGCTAAATCAGGGTCAGGTATTTATGGTGCTGTTTTTAACCTTACCACTTCAATTATTGGAGCTGGCATCATGGCCTTGCCTGCAACCATGAAAGTTTTGGGCTTGGTTTTAGGTGTTGTgcttattcttttaatgggaaTCTTGTCTGAAATTAGTGTTGAATTGCTCGTTCGATTTGCGATTCATTGCAAGGCCTCATCATATGGGGAAGTTGTGCAAGCTGCACTGGGTAGGGCAGCTAGGATTTTGTCTGAAATTTGTATTATTGTCAATAATGCTGGCGTTTTggttgtgtatttgattataaTGGGGGATGTTTTATCTGGTTCACTTAGGCATATTGGCGTTTTTGATCAGTGGTTAGGCCATGGAATGTGGGATCATAGGAAACTGTTGGTTTTGGTCATTGTGGTGATTTTTCTTGCACCCCTTTGTGctttggacaagattgattCATTGAGCTTAACTTCAGCTGCCTCTGTAGCTCTTGCAGTTGTATttgtttttgttgcttttgTTGTGGCGTTCATTAAGCTTGTTGAAGGAAAGATTGAGGCTCCAAGAATGGCACCTGATTTTGGTTCCAAGACGGCCATTTTGGATTTGCTTGTGGTGATTCCTATTATGTCAAATGCTTACGTCTGTCACTTTAATGTTCAGCCGATCTACAATGAGTTGGAAGGACGCTCTCCTAGCAAGATGAATCGTGTGGGGAGGATCACGACAGTAATCTGTGTTTTGGTTTATGCTTCAACGGCTATAGCTGGATATTTGCTCTTTGGAAAGGATACCGAAGCTGATGTGCTGACTAACTTCGATAAGGACCTTGGAATTCGATTTAGCACTGCTTTAAACTACATTGTCCGAATAGGATATATATTTCATTTAATTCTAGTGTTTCCTGTGATCCATTTTTCGTTGAGGCAAACAGTGGATACCATGTTGTTTGAAGGATCAGCTCCACTTCAGGAAAGTAAGAAGAGGTGTCTGGCCCTGACGTTAGTCCTCTTAGGACTTATTTATTTTGGATCCACAATGATCCCAAACATCTGGACAGCTTTCAAATTTACAGGAGCAACCACAGCAGTGTCATTGGGATACACATTTCCGGCTCTTATTGCACTCAGGTTAAGCAAAGAAGGGATTAGTCTGAGTTTTGCAGAGCGGTTATTGTCTTGGTTCATGTTAACATTGGCAATTGTTGTTAGCGTTGCTGGGGTGATTGGCAATGTGTATAGCATTAAAAGCCAATCTGAGTGATGTTTTTATTTTAGTCTAGAAGTTGTATACGAGAGTGGTTCGGACATGGAGGAAACTAGAGCAAATGGTGGAGTGAGTTTTCAGATGAATAGCTTTGCCGGAGCGGTGGCTTAGTGAGGTGAAGAATGAGCAATGAGCCCTCCCTCTGCAGAGCCAGATAAGATCTTGGGCATATGCCAAATTTCAGCATTGATAGCCTTGCTTGGAAACAGAGTGTTTGGTCCGGACTTTTGGTCATTTTCATTCTACTTTGCAAGCTTAAGAGCAATCAACAATGAGTTTTGAGCAGGCATCCGGATTGAAGTCATTGTTTGATGGGATTGCTGCAGAATTGGTACCTTGTGCTCCTTATCTTGGCAACTTTTGGTTATGCTTCCACCTCGAGCCTAATCTCTTTTGCTACCATAGAGTATCAAACAGACTTGTAATACTTTTTGGCATTGTTCATTAAGAAACATGCGCAAACCATTTAAAGTTAGATGGATTACATACTTTGCTGATGACTCGTGTTGGAAGATACGAAAAGCACGCTTAGTTACGGGTATCAATTTCTAGTTCTCATCTCACTTGCGTTTGCACTTGAAAAAAATGGTATTTTGTGTTCCACAGCAGTGTCGTTAGGTTTTATATTTCCAGCTCTTATTGCAGCCAGGTTAAGCAAAGAAAGGGTTAATCTGAGTTTTGAGGAGAGGTTATTGTCGGGGTTCATGTTAACAGTTAATATCCATACCGTATATAAAAGGAAATGAAGGAGATTGAGATTAGCATGAACTTTCATTTTTGTCCTTGTGAAAACTACTCTTACTTTAATTAACTATACACATGTTGTCAAGATTTCTGTCCATGACTATTTTTAACTTTTAATTACAAGGGAAAATCTTTCAAACGCTTCTTACATTTtactaaataaattttttagcctttcacttttaaaatgttaattttacATCTCTTATAAGTGTAATGGAGCAAAATTTGATCCCAACTTAGATTTCTGATCACTTTTTGGTTTGAAATCATCACGTAGCTCatatgtgatcattttttagccATAAAAAAGTCAAATGCCACTTGTTTAAAggtaaaaatgaatatagatTAGGTTAGATCTTACATTTTTTAGGAGAAAACTTGAATAAAGTTCAGATTAGATTCCACTTTTTTAGAGACAAAATGAATTTGGATCACGTCATTTGTATTAATACAAATGGTGTCTAATCTTTTTTGCCTTTGGAAAATGATTATATGTGAATTGCGTGATAGGTTCAGGGTAAACATTGATATGAAATCTAGGTTAGGatcaaattttatttacttGAATCAGTCagaaatgtataattaatattttagAAATTAATGATAGAAAAAATTTAATCGATGAAATGCGAGAaacgttttgaatgattttttttttaacaattaaaGTATATCTTTTCAACATAATTATCCCTAAATATTATAAACATAGaattattttatgaaaaagatttaaaagatcaaagGTTTGCTTCGGCAAtgcaaattttatataaaatatatgaccata encodes:
- the LOC113741481 gene encoding amino acid transporter AVT6E, which produces MDSNYSAISKDSDVELKVKDHVLGSKDKSFRLISQDEELGYVKPDNVDDSEVRDDLDFDNLPLIIGEAKSGSGIYGAVFNLTTSIIGAGIMALPATMKVLGLVLGVVLILLMGILSEISVELLVRFAIHCKASSYGEVVQAALGRAARILSEICIIVNNAGVLVVYLIIMGDVLSGSLRHIGVFDQWLGHGMWDHRKLLVLVIVVIFLAPLCALDKIDSLSLTSAASVALAVVFVFVAFVVAFIKLVEGKIEAPRMAPDFGSKTAILDLLVVIPIMSNAYVCHFNVQPIYNELEGRSPSKMNRVGRITTVICVLVYASTAIAGYLLFGKDTEADVLTNFDKDLGIRFSTALNYIVRIGYIFHLILVFPVIHFSLRQTVDTMLFEGSAPLQESKKRCLALTLVLLGLIYFGSTMIPNIWTAFKFTGATTAVSLGYTFPALIALRLSKEGISLSFAERLLSWFMLTLAIVVSVAGVIGNVYSIKSQSE